One Streptomyces sp. NBC_00102 DNA segment encodes these proteins:
- the mfd gene encoding transcription-repair coupling factor has protein sequence MSLHGLLDLVARDPALSEAVKAATDGHRMRVDLVGPPAARPFAVASLARGTGRTVLAVTATGREAEDLAAALRTLLPPDSVAEYPSWETLPHERLSPRSDTVGRRLAVLRRLAHPRADDPETGPVSVVVAPVRSVLQPQVKGLGDLEPVALRSGQSADLGDIVEALAAAAYSRVELVEKRGEFAVRGGILDVFPPTEEHPLRVEFWGDDVEEIRYFKVADQRSLEVAEHGLWAAPCRELLLTDEVRERAAVLAEAHPELGELLGKIAEGIAVDGMESLAPVLVDDMELLLDVLPKGAMTLVCDPERVRTRASDLVATSQEFLQASWAATAGGGEAPIDVGAASLWSIADVRDRARELSMMWWTTSPFAADDELDEDTLKLGMRAPEAYRGDTARALADTKGWIADGWRTVYVTEGQGLASRTVEVLGGEGIPARLDPDLTEVSPSLVHVSCGAIDHGFIDADLKLAVLTETDLTGQRTATKELGRMPARRRKTIDPLTLEAGDYIVHEQHGVGRYIEMVQRTVQGATREYLLVEYAAAKRGQPGDRLYIPTDQLEQVTKYVGGEAPTLHRLGGADWTKTKQRAKKAVKEIAGDLIKLYSARMAAPGHAFGPDTPWQRELEDAFPYAETPDQLSTIAEVKEDMEKTVPMDRLICGDVGYGKTEIAVRAAFKAVQDGKQVAVLVPTTLLVQQHYGTFTERYSQFPVNVRALSRFQSEADSKATLAGLKDGAVDLVIGTHRLFSSETKFKDLGLVIVDEEQRFGVEHKEQLKKLRANVDVLTMSATPIPRTLEMAVTGIREMSTITTPPEERHPVLTFVGPYEEKQIGAAVRRELLREGQVFYIHNRVESIDRAAARLREIVPEARIATAHGQMSEQALEQVVVDFWEKKFDVLVSTTIVESGIDISNANTLIVERGDNFGLSQLHQLRGRVGRGRDRGYAYFLYPPEKPLTETAHERLATIAQHTEMGAGMYVAMKDLEIRGAGNLLGGEQSGHIAGVGFDLYVRMVGEAVADYRAQMEGTEEEEAPLEVKIELPVDAHVPHDYAPGERLRLQAYRAIASANSEEDIRAVREELTDRYGKLPEPVENLLLVAGLRMLARACGVGEIVLQGSNIRFAPVELRESQELRLKRLHPKTVIKAATHQILVPRPTAGRIGGKPVVGRELLAWTGEFLTTILGS, from the coding sequence ATGAGCCTGCACGGTCTGCTGGATCTCGTCGCTCGCGATCCCGCGCTCTCCGAAGCGGTGAAGGCCGCCACCGACGGTCACCGGATGCGCGTGGACCTGGTGGGACCGCCCGCCGCGCGCCCCTTCGCCGTGGCCTCGCTGGCCCGGGGGACGGGACGCACCGTCCTCGCGGTCACCGCCACCGGGCGGGAGGCCGAGGACCTGGCCGCCGCGCTGCGCACCCTGCTGCCCCCGGACTCCGTCGCCGAGTACCCGTCCTGGGAGACCCTGCCGCACGAGCGGCTCTCGCCCCGCTCGGACACCGTGGGGCGGCGCCTCGCCGTGCTGCGCCGCCTCGCGCACCCGCGCGCCGACGACCCGGAGACGGGGCCGGTGAGCGTGGTCGTGGCGCCCGTACGTTCCGTACTCCAGCCGCAGGTCAAGGGGCTCGGCGACCTGGAACCCGTAGCGCTGCGCAGCGGGCAGAGCGCCGACCTGGGCGACATCGTGGAAGCGCTCGCCGCAGCCGCGTACTCCCGGGTCGAACTGGTCGAGAAGCGCGGTGAGTTCGCCGTGCGTGGCGGCATCCTGGATGTCTTCCCGCCGACCGAGGAACACCCGCTGCGGGTGGAGTTCTGGGGCGACGACGTCGAGGAGATCCGGTACTTCAAGGTCGCCGACCAGCGCTCCCTGGAGGTCGCCGAACACGGGCTGTGGGCCGCGCCCTGCCGGGAGCTGCTGCTCACCGACGAGGTCCGCGAACGCGCCGCCGTACTCGCCGAGGCCCACCCGGAGCTGGGTGAGCTGCTGGGCAAGATCGCCGAGGGCATCGCGGTGGACGGCATGGAGTCGCTGGCGCCGGTCCTCGTGGACGACATGGAGCTGCTGCTCGACGTGCTGCCGAAGGGTGCGATGACCCTGGTCTGCGACCCCGAGCGGGTACGCACCCGGGCCTCGGACCTCGTGGCCACCAGCCAGGAGTTCCTGCAGGCGTCCTGGGCGGCCACCGCGGGCGGCGGCGAGGCCCCGATCGACGTGGGCGCGGCCTCCCTCTGGTCCATCGCGGACGTACGGGACCGGGCCCGCGAGCTCTCCATGATGTGGTGGACCACCTCCCCGTTCGCCGCCGACGACGAACTGGACGAGGACACCCTCAAGCTCGGGATGCGCGCCCCGGAGGCGTACCGCGGCGACACCGCCCGTGCGCTCGCCGACACCAAGGGCTGGATCGCCGACGGCTGGCGCACGGTCTACGTCACCGAGGGCCAGGGACTCGCCTCCCGCACCGTCGAGGTGCTCGGCGGCGAGGGCATCCCCGCCCGGCTCGACCCCGACCTGACCGAGGTCTCCCCGTCCCTGGTGCACGTCTCCTGCGGCGCCATCGACCACGGCTTCATCGACGCCGACCTGAAGCTCGCGGTCCTCACCGAGACCGACCTCACCGGCCAGCGCACCGCCACCAAGGAACTCGGCCGGATGCCCGCCCGCCGCCGCAAGACCATCGACCCGCTGACGCTGGAGGCGGGCGACTACATCGTCCACGAACAGCACGGCGTCGGCCGGTACATCGAGATGGTGCAGCGCACCGTGCAGGGCGCCACCCGCGAGTACCTGCTCGTCGAGTACGCCGCAGCCAAGCGCGGCCAGCCCGGCGACCGGCTCTACATCCCGACCGACCAACTGGAGCAGGTCACCAAGTACGTGGGCGGCGAGGCGCCGACCCTGCACCGCCTCGGCGGCGCCGACTGGACGAAGACCAAGCAGCGCGCCAAGAAGGCCGTCAAGGAGATCGCCGGCGACCTGATCAAGCTCTACAGCGCCCGCATGGCCGCCCCCGGCCACGCCTTCGGCCCCGACACCCCGTGGCAGCGCGAACTGGAGGACGCCTTCCCGTACGCGGAGACGCCCGACCAGCTCTCCACGATCGCCGAGGTCAAGGAGGACATGGAGAAGACGGTCCCGATGGACCGCCTGATCTGTGGCGACGTCGGCTACGGCAAGACGGAGATCGCGGTGCGCGCCGCCTTCAAGGCCGTACAGGACGGCAAGCAGGTCGCCGTGCTCGTCCCCACGACGCTGCTCGTCCAGCAGCACTACGGCACCTTCACCGAGCGCTACTCCCAATTCCCGGTCAATGTGCGCGCGTTGAGCCGATTCCAGTCCGAGGCCGACTCCAAGGCCACCCTCGCGGGGCTGAAGGACGGCGCCGTCGACCTCGTCATCGGCACCCACCGGCTGTTCTCCTCCGAGACCAAGTTCAAGGACCTCGGCCTGGTCATCGTCGACGAGGAACAGCGCTTCGGCGTCGAGCACAAGGAGCAGCTGAAGAAGCTCCGCGCCAACGTCGACGTCCTCACCATGTCCGCCACCCCCATCCCCCGTACCCTCGAAATGGCCGTGACCGGCATCCGCGAGATGTCCACCATCACGACCCCGCCCGAGGAGCGGCACCCCGTACTGACCTTCGTCGGCCCGTACGAGGAGAAGCAGATCGGCGCCGCCGTGCGCCGCGAACTCCTGCGCGAGGGCCAGGTGTTCTACATCCACAACCGGGTCGAGTCCATCGACCGCGCCGCCGCCAGGCTGCGCGAGATCGTCCCCGAGGCCCGGATCGCCACGGCACACGGCCAGATGTCCGAACAGGCCCTGGAACAAGTGGTGGTGGACTTCTGGGAGAAGAAGTTCGACGTCCTCGTCTCCACCACCATCGTCGAGTCCGGCATCGACATCTCCAACGCCAACACCCTCATCGTCGAGCGCGGCGACAACTTCGGCCTCTCCCAACTCCACCAGCTGCGCGGCCGGGTGGGCCGAGGCCGCGACCGCGGATACGCCTACTTCCTCTACCCGCCGGAGAAGCCGCTCACCGAGACCGCCCACGAGCGCCTCGCCACCATCGCCCAGCACACCGAGATGGGCGCCGGCATGTACGTCGCCATGAAGGACCTGGAGATCCGAGGCGCGGGCAACCTCCTCGGCGGCGAACAGTCCGGCCACATCGCGGGCGTCGGCTTCGACCTCTACGTCCGCATGGTCGGCGAGGCCGTCGCCGACTACCGGGCCCAGATGGAGGGCACCGAGGAGGAGGAAGCGCCGCTGGAGGTCAAGATCGAGCTCCCGGTCGACGCCCACGTCCCCCACGACTACGCCCCCGGCGAGCGGCTCCGCCTCCAGGCCTACCGCGCCATCGCCTCCGCCAACTCGGAGGAGGACATCCGCGCGGTCCGCGAGGAACTCACCGACCGGTACGGCAAGCTCCCCGAACCCGTCGAGAACCTCCTCCTCGTGGCCGGCCTGCGCATGCTGGCCCGCGCCTGCGGAGTCGGCGAGATCGTCCTCCAGGGCTCCAACATCCGTTTCGCCCCGGTGGAACTCCGCGAGTCGCAGGAACTGCGCCTCAAGCGCCTCCACCCGAAGACCGTCATCAAGGCCGCCACCCACCAGATCCTGGTCCCGCGCCCGACCGCGGGACGCATCGGCGGCAAGCCGGTCGTGGGGCGTGAACTGCTGGCGTGGACGGGGGAGTTCCTGACCACGATCCTGGGTTCGTAG
- a CDS encoding ATP-binding protein produces the protein MALLSLALQERRFPRCRTSVRASRDFVAGVLTEWGITSLIEDAELCVSELATNAVLHGTPPGREFAVRIHTLQECVRLEVRDSGPGCPVVREAGLEATSGRGLFLVSALADVHGVTLHKVGKTVWLEFRKSHAATTCREPGE, from the coding sequence GTGGCTCTCTTGTCTCTCGCGCTACAGGAACGGCGTTTCCCTCGATGCCGCACGTCGGTTCGCGCCTCCCGCGACTTCGTCGCCGGCGTCCTCACCGAGTGGGGAATAACTTCCTTGATCGAGGATGCCGAACTCTGCGTGTCAGAACTCGCGACCAACGCCGTTCTGCACGGCACTCCCCCTGGAAGGGAGTTCGCGGTACGCATCCACACCCTCCAGGAATGCGTGCGACTGGAAGTGAGGGACAGCGGGCCCGGTTGCCCGGTGGTCCGGGAAGCGGGCCTGGAGGCAACTTCGGGGCGCGGGCTATTCCTGGTGAGCGCCCTGGCTGACGTTCACGGCGTCACGCTCCACAAGGTGGGGAAAACCGTCTGGCTGGAGTTCCGGAAGAGCCATGCCGCTACCACCTGCCGAGAACCGGGAGAGTAG
- a CDS encoding UTRA domain-containing protein, producing MSGGDAGSTSARYLTPPADGAGDAWAAEVAADGRRGSQRVMYAGEALAPDVVADLLRLPRGDSVVVRRRVMEVDGEPCELTDSYYPAAIAAGTALEGRGKIPGGAVRLLAALGHVGVTAREDVVARMPGDEERDALAMVTGQPVLELTRLTLDGEGRPFQVDIMVMAPRRQRLRYEIKIG from the coding sequence ATGAGCGGCGGCGACGCGGGCAGTACGTCGGCGCGTTACCTGACGCCACCGGCTGATGGTGCGGGTGACGCATGGGCTGCGGAGGTCGCCGCCGACGGGCGTCGGGGCAGCCAGCGCGTGATGTACGCCGGAGAGGCACTCGCTCCCGACGTGGTTGCCGACCTTCTCCGGCTGCCTCGCGGCGACTCGGTCGTGGTCCGCAGAAGGGTGATGGAGGTCGACGGTGAGCCGTGCGAACTCACGGATTCCTACTACCCTGCGGCCATTGCCGCAGGTACCGCACTTGAGGGCCGTGGCAAAATTCCCGGCGGTGCGGTCCGACTCCTCGCAGCTCTCGGTCATGTGGGTGTGACGGCCAGGGAGGACGTCGTCGCCCGGATGCCGGGTGACGAGGAACGCGACGCACTGGCCATGGTGACGGGGCAACCGGTCCTGGAGCTGACCCGGCTCACGCTGGACGGGGAGGGGCGCCCGTTCCAGGTCGACATCATGGTGATGGCGCCGAGGCGGCAGCGGTTGCGGTACGAAATCAAGATCGGATGA
- a CDS encoding GntR family transcriptional regulator, whose protein sequence is MTVAASGSDFPDVRSFHERIAADLRDEIMTGDLAPGVRLPSTAQLKERFEAAGATVQKALHLLKDEGLVVGRAGAAVTVRDHRQRTMRPAAYMAAPEAGRPYRWLSEVAKEGGRARSNLIEVTEALPPADVAAALGLPAQGFAVLRRQLLTIDEEPAELVSSYYSLEMARGTVLAAKRRISGGTPAALTELGYPPARSVDRVSARVPTQEQYRALKLPGDLPVLRTLRVVLDEEGRPLEATVMVKAGHLYEIEYEFTAD, encoded by the coding sequence ATGACTGTGGCTGCGAGTGGAAGCGATTTCCCGGACGTCCGTTCCTTCCATGAGCGGATCGCCGCTGACCTGCGCGACGAGATCATGACCGGCGACTTGGCTCCTGGGGTGAGGCTTCCCTCGACCGCCCAGCTGAAGGAACGCTTCGAGGCTGCCGGCGCAACCGTCCAGAAGGCTCTGCACTTGCTGAAGGACGAGGGACTTGTCGTCGGCAGGGCCGGCGCCGCCGTCACCGTACGAGATCATCGGCAACGAACGATGCGCCCTGCCGCGTACATGGCGGCGCCCGAGGCGGGCCGCCCGTACCGCTGGCTGAGTGAGGTCGCCAAGGAGGGCGGGCGTGCCCGCAGCAACTTGATCGAAGTGACGGAGGCATTGCCGCCAGCGGACGTGGCTGCGGCCCTGGGACTTCCCGCGCAGGGCTTCGCCGTGCTGCGGCGGCAGTTGCTCACGATCGACGAGGAGCCTGCGGAACTCGTTTCCTCCTACTACTCCCTGGAGATGGCGAGGGGCACCGTTCTCGCCGCCAAGCGCAGGATCTCCGGCGGGACGCCCGCTGCTCTCACGGAACTGGGATACCCGCCCGCGCGCAGCGTGGACCGCGTGTCCGCGAGGGTGCCCACGCAGGAGCAGTATCGCGCCCTGAAGCTGCCGGGAGACCTGCCCGTCCTGCGAACGCTGAGAGTTGTCCTGGACGAGGAAGGGCGCCCGCTCGAAGCGACGGTGATGGTGAAAGCTGGTCACCTTTACGAAATCGAGTACGAGTTCACGGCTGACTGA
- a CDS encoding Rieske 2Fe-2S domain-containing protein, with the protein MGLPRPFTRAITEGPTPADLAGAPALPYPSGWAALAFSSELTPGTVLTRPLAGEDVVLYRLRSGALRAIRPYCPHLGAHLGLAHLDGDELVCPFHQFAFGPDGTCVRTGYDTPPPRSPLTRLPVHEVNGAVFVWRHHDGREPDWFVPPWHEIGHRPAREAAWELGGNVQEVIENSVDLGHFATLHGWQRAEMGGPVEYEDDTFHVSMRAHESAPLLGDFVVDIEVDGYGLGCLHADVHTPRLGLRMCTMVLPTAIGPHRMQFRQRNRIAFTEPSRLPAPLARTVSRTAARLLDRAVFRSSCEFTAADFPIWNHKQYLQPPKLAHGDGPIGPFRRWARRFYPPVDAAGSAAPAAWAAGRDSHAVREFGA; encoded by the coding sequence GTGGGACTGCCACGTCCGTTCACCCGTGCCATCACTGAGGGACCGACCCCTGCCGACCTCGCGGGCGCCCCCGCCTTGCCCTACCCCAGCGGCTGGGCCGCGCTCGCCTTCTCCTCCGAACTCACTCCCGGCACCGTGCTGACCCGGCCGCTCGCCGGGGAGGACGTGGTGCTGTACCGGCTCAGGTCGGGAGCGTTACGGGCCATCCGGCCGTACTGCCCCCACCTCGGCGCGCACCTCGGACTGGCGCACCTCGACGGCGATGAACTCGTCTGCCCCTTCCACCAGTTCGCCTTCGGGCCGGACGGCACCTGCGTCCGTACCGGGTACGACACCCCGCCCCCGAGGTCGCCGCTGACGCGGCTGCCCGTGCACGAGGTCAACGGGGCGGTCTTCGTCTGGCGGCACCACGACGGGCGGGAGCCCGACTGGTTCGTCCCGCCCTGGCACGAGATCGGCCACCGCCCCGCCCGCGAGGCCGCGTGGGAGCTCGGCGGGAACGTCCAGGAGGTCATCGAGAACTCCGTCGACCTCGGCCACTTCGCCACCCTGCACGGCTGGCAGCGGGCCGAGATGGGCGGGCCGGTCGAGTACGAGGACGACACTTTCCACGTCTCCATGCGCGCCCACGAGTCGGCGCCGCTCCTCGGCGACTTCGTCGTCGACATCGAGGTGGACGGGTACGGCCTCGGCTGCCTCCACGCCGACGTGCACACCCCACGGCTCGGGCTGCGGATGTGCACCATGGTGCTGCCGACCGCCATCGGGCCCCACCGGATGCAGTTCCGGCAACGCAACCGCATCGCCTTCACCGAGCCGTCCCGGCTGCCCGCCCCGCTCGCCCGCACCGTGAGCCGTACCGCCGCGAGGCTGCTGGACCGGGCGGTCTTCCGGTCCAGCTGCGAGTTCACCGCCGCGGACTTCCCGATCTGGAACCACAAGCAGTACCTCCAGCCCCCGAAGCTGGCGCACGGCGACGGCCCGATCGGCCCGTTCCGGCGGTGGGCCCGACGGTTCTACCCGCCGGTGGACGCGGCGGGTAGTGCGGCACCGGCCGCGTGGGCCGCAGGCCGCGACAGCCACGCGGTGCGCGAGTTCGGGGCCTGA
- a CDS encoding MarR family winged helix-turn-helix transcriptional regulator — protein MGHATEPPEEQGSLLLEDQLCFALYAASRAVTARYRPLLDAIGLTYPQYLVMLALWERNGMSVRELGTALHLESSTLSPLLKRLEAAGLIRRERRPDDERSVAVYLTEAGTALREKALGVPVSIGSAMGLTPEEHTTARQLLRQLITSLNSD, from the coding sequence ATGGGCCACGCCACGGAACCGCCCGAGGAACAGGGCTCACTGCTGCTGGAAGACCAGCTCTGCTTCGCCCTCTACGCGGCCTCGCGGGCGGTGACCGCCCGCTACCGGCCGCTGCTGGACGCGATCGGCCTGACGTATCCGCAGTACCTCGTCATGCTGGCGCTCTGGGAGCGGAACGGCATGAGCGTCCGGGAGCTCGGCACCGCCCTGCATCTGGAGTCCAGCACGCTCTCGCCGCTGCTGAAGCGCCTGGAGGCGGCCGGCCTGATCCGCCGCGAACGCCGCCCCGACGACGAGCGCTCCGTCGCCGTGTACCTCACCGAGGCCGGCACGGCCCTGCGGGAGAAGGCCCTCGGTGTCCCCGTGTCCATCGGCTCGGCCATGGGACTGACCCCTGAAGAGCACACCACGGCGCGGCAGTTGCTCCGACAGCTGATCACCAGCCTCAACAGCGACTGA
- a CDS encoding alpha/beta hydrolase translates to MTEQAVRPVLEPAAAAFAEATANPPYLFDLEPAEGRKAVDEVQSGETAKLDVDEEWVTVQGGPTGSVRARVVKPAGAEGDLPVILYIHGAGWVFGNAHTHDRLVRELAVGAGAAVVFPEYDLSPEARYPVAIEQNYAVARWIVAEGAAKGLDATRIAVAGDSVGGNMTAALTLMAKERGDVPLVQQVLFYPVTDAAFDTPSYHQFAEGYFLRRDGMQWFWDQYTTDEAQRAEITASPLRATTEQLTGLPPALVITGEADVLRDEGEAYANKLREAGVAVTAARYQGIIHDFVMLDALRGTHAAEAAIRQAVDTLRTALHTA, encoded by the coding sequence ATGACCGAGCAGGCCGTCCGCCCCGTACTGGAGCCCGCTGCCGCCGCCTTCGCCGAGGCGACCGCGAACCCGCCGTACCTCTTCGACCTGGAGCCGGCCGAGGGCCGCAAGGCGGTCGACGAGGTCCAGTCCGGCGAGACCGCGAAGCTCGACGTCGACGAGGAGTGGGTCACGGTCCAGGGCGGTCCCACCGGTTCGGTCAGGGCACGCGTCGTCAAGCCCGCCGGCGCCGAGGGCGACCTGCCGGTGATCCTCTACATCCACGGTGCCGGCTGGGTCTTCGGCAACGCCCACACCCACGACCGCCTGGTCCGCGAACTCGCCGTCGGCGCCGGCGCGGCGGTCGTCTTCCCCGAGTACGACCTCTCCCCGGAGGCCCGCTACCCCGTCGCCATCGAGCAGAACTACGCGGTCGCCCGCTGGATCGTCGCCGAGGGCGCCGCCAAGGGCCTGGACGCCACCCGCATCGCGGTGGCCGGCGACTCGGTCGGCGGCAACATGACCGCCGCCCTCACCCTCATGGCCAAGGAGCGCGGCGACGTCCCGCTGGTCCAGCAGGTCCTCTTCTACCCGGTCACCGACGCCGCCTTCGACACCCCCTCGTACCACCAGTTCGCCGAGGGCTACTTCCTGCGCCGCGACGGCATGCAGTGGTTCTGGGACCAGTACACGACCGACGAGGCCCAGCGCGCCGAGATCACCGCCTCACCGCTGCGGGCCACCACCGAACAGCTCACCGGCCTGCCCCCGGCCCTGGTCATCACCGGTGAGGCCGACGTCCTGCGCGACGAGGGCGAGGCCTACGCCAACAAGCTCCGCGAAGCCGGCGTCGCCGTCACCGCCGCCCGCTACCAGGGCATCATCCACGACTTCGTGATGCTCGACGCCCTGCGCGGAACCCACGCCGCCGAGGCCGCCATCCGCCAGGCCGTCGACACCCTGCGCACCGCCCTCCACACCGCCTGA
- a CDS encoding alpha/beta fold hydrolase has translation MSSGNSTGTVSQQATSARPTVVLVHGAFADASSWSGVVQRLRQDGNQVVAVANPLRGLHDDAAYLRGVLATIEGPVVLAGHSYGGSVISEAATGNPDVKALVYVAAFIPDTGESAGVLAAKFPGSTLGDTVEPAAYPLPDGSTGTELTIRQDLFHHQFAADVPADTALVMAATQRPVSTRALEEPAGQVAWNLVPAYSLVSGQDFNIPPQAQQWMAERADAHIVTVDGASHAATVSEPEAVTDLIRRAISDIG, from the coding sequence GTGTCCAGCGGAAACAGCACCGGCACCGTCTCGCAGCAGGCAACCTCGGCCCGCCCGACCGTCGTACTCGTCCACGGCGCGTTCGCCGACGCCTCCAGCTGGTCCGGCGTCGTCCAGCGGCTGCGCCAGGACGGCAACCAGGTCGTCGCCGTGGCCAACCCCCTGCGCGGCCTGCACGACGACGCGGCCTACCTGCGCGGTGTGCTGGCGACCATCGAGGGCCCCGTGGTCCTGGCCGGCCACTCCTACGGCGGTTCCGTGATCAGCGAGGCCGCCACCGGGAACCCCGACGTCAAGGCGCTCGTCTACGTCGCCGCCTTCATCCCGGACACCGGTGAGAGCGCCGGCGTACTCGCCGCGAAGTTCCCCGGCAGCACCCTGGGCGACACCGTGGAGCCCGCCGCCTACCCGCTGCCCGACGGGAGCACCGGTACGGAACTCACCATCAGGCAGGACCTGTTCCACCACCAGTTCGCCGCCGACGTCCCCGCCGATACCGCCCTCGTCATGGCGGCCACCCAGCGGCCGGTCTCCACCCGCGCCCTGGAGGAGCCCGCCGGCCAAGTGGCCTGGAACCTGGTCCCCGCGTACTCGCTCGTCTCCGGCCAGGACTTCAACATCCCGCCGCAGGCCCAGCAGTGGATGGCCGAGCGGGCCGACGCCCACATCGTCACCGTCGACGGGGCCTCGCACGCCGCCACCGTCTCCGAGCCGGAGGCGGTCACCGACCTCATCCGCCGCGCGATCAGCGACATCGGCTGA
- a CDS encoding amidase translates to MSTSGTSDTSSAPGTSGTSRRRFLSAAAVTGFGASLPALLPGPAAAATRTTDQLGDATRDYLETQRKAGLAALKRGTALPFLTGTQLAAMLLARDVTSTQVTRAFLARIDALNGDGMFAVPSRNPDIPVFGDNGKLNAYVRTTSELALTIAKAADKALDAAAKGGAPVPFGCGVPVALKDIYAVKDTELTIGCPLAAGNIATGDSVVAERLRAAHMPILGLTHTGPWTNDDTCPQTANPWNRDLCVGGSSGGSAAAIASRLAVVATGSDTGNSLRNPAQNVGVGSIKPSYGLVPKYGVTVSSTSLDTCGPMGRSMADVSMLLGVIAGPDARDPRSEQAPGFPHGFPLAPRPGRKPFAGLRIGSTVETETSPARDRWTAGILARLRAAVAQFEELGAEIVPITPPASNLGNTAYWAASAVDPVTGAKVSASSAYANAENAWTLRGTYAVTAEEDAAIEGAVRTRFRTSLGTMETQKQQLQQRAAALTAADLFGAHRVRREYSEMWAKVFEENDIVACLWPQKVQTPPARADDSTGGFSGVESSRPNTTGWPCLNLPVGRDTDTGIPVGIDLAAPYGGDAIILQLAIDYQEHHPYHLDIPTDL, encoded by the coding sequence TTGAGCACATCCGGTACATCCGACACATCCAGCGCCCCCGGCACATCAGGTACCTCCCGCAGGCGCTTCCTGAGCGCCGCTGCCGTCACCGGCTTCGGCGCCTCCCTCCCCGCGCTGCTGCCCGGCCCGGCCGCCGCCGCGACCCGCACCACCGACCAGCTCGGCGATGCCACCCGCGACTATCTGGAGACCCAGCGCAAGGCCGGTCTGGCGGCGCTCAAGCGCGGCACCGCCCTTCCCTTCCTCACCGGCACCCAGCTGGCCGCGATGCTGCTGGCCCGGGACGTCACCAGCACCCAGGTGACCAGGGCGTTCCTGGCCCGGATCGACGCCCTCAACGGCGACGGCATGTTCGCGGTGCCCTCCCGCAACCCCGACATCCCCGTCTTCGGCGACAACGGCAAACTCAACGCCTACGTGCGCACGACCTCCGAGCTGGCCCTCACCATCGCCAAGGCCGCCGACAAGGCGCTGGACGCGGCGGCGAAGGGCGGCGCACCCGTTCCGTTCGGCTGCGGCGTACCGGTGGCGCTCAAGGACATCTACGCCGTCAAGGACACCGAACTGACCATCGGCTGCCCGCTCGCGGCAGGGAACATCGCCACCGGCGACTCGGTCGTCGCCGAGCGGCTCCGCGCGGCCCACATGCCCATCCTGGGGCTCACCCACACCGGCCCGTGGACCAACGACGACACCTGCCCGCAGACCGCCAACCCGTGGAACCGCGACCTCTGCGTCGGCGGCTCCTCCGGCGGCTCGGCCGCCGCGATCGCGTCCCGGCTCGCCGTCGTCGCGACCGGCTCGGACACCGGCAACTCCCTGCGCAACCCGGCGCAGAACGTGGGAGTCGGTTCCATCAAGCCCAGTTACGGCCTGGTGCCCAAGTACGGCGTCACCGTGTCCAGCACCAGCCTGGACACCTGCGGCCCGATGGGCCGGTCGATGGCCGACGTGTCGATGCTGCTCGGCGTGATCGCCGGTCCCGACGCCCGCGATCCGCGCTCCGAGCAGGCTCCCGGCTTCCCCCACGGCTTCCCGCTGGCGCCGCGCCCCGGCCGCAAGCCCTTTGCCGGTCTGCGGATCGGCTCCACCGTGGAGACCGAGACCTCACCGGCCCGCGACAGGTGGACGGCGGGGATACTCGCCCGACTGCGGGCCGCCGTCGCGCAGTTCGAGGAGCTGGGCGCCGAGATCGTCCCGATCACCCCGCCCGCCTCCAACCTGGGCAACACGGCCTACTGGGCGGCCTCGGCCGTCGACCCGGTGACCGGTGCGAAGGTCTCGGCGAGCAGCGCGTATGCCAACGCCGAGAACGCCTGGACGCTTCGAGGGACCTACGCCGTGACGGCCGAGGAGGACGCGGCGATCGAAGGCGCCGTCCGCACCCGGTTCCGCACCTCGCTCGGCACCATGGAGACCCAGAAGCAGCAGCTCCAGCAGCGGGCCGCCGCGCTGACGGCCGCAGACCTCTTCGGTGCCCACCGGGTGCGCCGGGAGTACTCCGAGATGTGGGCGAAGGTCTTCGAGGAGAACGACATCGTCGCCTGCCTCTGGCCCCAGAAGGTGCAGACACCGCCGGCCCGGGCCGACGACAGCACCGGCGGTTTCTCGGGCGTCGAGTCCAGCCGCCCGAACACCACGGGCTGGCCCTGCCTGAACCTCCCGGTGGGCCGCGACACGGACACCGGCATCCCGGTCGGCATCGACCTGGCCGCCCCGTACGGCGGCGACGCGATCATCCTGCAACTGGCGATCGACTACCAGGAGCACCACCCCTACCACCTCGACATACCCACGGACCTGTGA